The Candidatus Dependentiae bacterium genomic sequence GCCCATTTTTCTCATTAAATAACCGGTTCCAAGTAATGCCATTACAAAAGCTAAGCTGTTTGCAGACATTCCAAAAACACCCATAAAGGCTGTAAATGATTCTTCGGATGCATATTGAGGCAATGCTTTTGCTTGAACCTTCATTTGATAGTCAACAATTGTTCCGACTATTTCATAAATTGTTGCAACAGCAAGAATTCCAACCAAATAAGGTCGTGTTAATAATAATTTTAATCCTTCCATAAAACCTGTTTTTGCTTTTTCTTCAGATTTTACTTCTTGTTTATTAACTTCAAGCTGCTCTTTTGGCATAACTTTTATAAAATATCTAATTGTAAACATCATAGCTACAATTGCCAATGTTCCAATTGAGAATAATAAACGCATTCCTACAGACTCTGCATTTGTAGCTACAAATGGTCCAACTATGGCACCAATTTGAGCGCCAACAATTATCAATGAGTAACCTTTTTTTGCTGCTTTTGCATCAGATATACTTGCAACAAAAGACCAAAATAATGCAACAACTATTGAACCAAAACTTTCAATAATAAAATAAGAAGCCCAACCGAAAAATCTTAATATTTCAGGATTTATTGCACTTTCACCGGTTCTAGGCAACCCAATAACAAATGCAACGCTTGCAAAAAGAACTGTATAGATTGAACCCAATATATAGAAAAGTTTATGCTTTTCTACCATATCTACCAATTTTGAATAAACAATAACAAGAAAGCCTACTATAAAAACTGATATCATTTTTGCTGCAGGCTGATATTTTCCACCAACAACGCTAAAAAAGAAACCGTCTTTTAATGGTCGCAATAACCAATATGTTCCAATTATGAAGAAAAAAGCTACAGACAAAATACCATATTTTTTGGTTTCATCTACAGATAAATCCGGCCAAAAAAAACGAATGATTCGAGCTAACATATGCTCCTCCCATAAAAAAAATAATAAATTTACTATAAATCTTTTGTCTAAAACATTTTAGCAACAAGCTAAAAAATCCCCCGTGGCTTAAAATAAAAAAGCCCCCCTGTAAATTTTAAATTATAAGGGAAGCATTATTATTCAAGTCAAACCAGCAAAGACAAATATAATTTTATCAAAAACTAAATATCAAGCAAATTAAAAAAAAATATTTTTTACAAATAATCAACAATTAATAAAGCATTTCCATTATGGATTTTTAAAAAACCGCCATAAATATCCATAGTTTCTGTTTGTAATGATCCATTTTTTTTATAAAAAAATTTAGATCGCTCTTTTAAAATTGAAATAAAATCAATATGATCTGGACCTATAAAATATCCACCTGCAGGTGTTTGAAAATCTATGAATTCAACATTTGATATAATTTGATTATTTGGTGCAACTATTTTTAGCTCAAAATATTTTTTATTTTCCATAAATTATTTTATTTCTACTTTATTTTTTTCTGCAACATCTTCAAGTGTTCCAACCATATAAAATGCAGCTTCAGGAATATTATCACATTGACCTGAAACTAATTTTTCAAAATCTTGAACCGTTTTTTCTCTGGATACAAATCTACCCGGAATATTAAAAAATTGCTGCGCTACAAATAATGGTTGAGTTAAAAATTTTTGAATCTTTTTTGCTCTATAAACTACCAATTTATCGGCATCCGAAAGTTCATCCATTCCAAGAATTGCAATTATATCTTGCAACTCTTTATATTTTTGTAAAATTTTCTGAACAGCTCTTGCCACGTCATAATGAAGATTTCCAACAATTGACGGCTTTAAGCCATTAGAAACGGATTCCAACGGATCAACTGCAGGATATAAACCGGCTTGTGAAATTTTTCGCGAAAGAACCGTACTTGAATCCAAATGTTGAAATGTTGTAGCAGGAGCAGGATCGGTATAATCATCTGCCGGCACATAGACAGCTTGAATTGATGTAATTGATCCATTTTGAGTACTCGTAATGCGCTCTTGAA encodes the following:
- a CDS encoding MFS transporter produces the protein MLARIIRFFWPDLSVDETKKYGILSVAFFFIIGTYWLLRPLKDGFFFSVVGGKYQPAAKMISVFIVGFLVIVYSKLVDMVEKHKLFYILGSIYTVLFASVAFVIGLPRTGESAINPEILRFFGWASYFIIESFGSIVVALFWSFVASISDAKAAKKGYSLIIVGAQIGAIVGPFVATNAESVGMRLLFSIGTLAIVAMMFTIRYFIKVMPKEQLEVNKQEVKSEEKAKTGFMEGLKLLLTRPYLVGILAVATIYEIVGTIVDYQMKVQAKALPQYASEESFTAFMGVFGMSANSLAFVMALLGTGYLMRKMGLRFCLLTFPIVLGSAMAILYGVYAFGNVNASTMLWLTFAVMMIAKGLSYALNNPSKEMMYIPTSKDAKFKSKGWIDMFGGRVSKALGASFTNFLKASPHALMAYGTILSLGFIGVWIVAAFFVSNKFEQLTKDGKIVE